The nucleotide window TATAATAAACCTAATCAGAAAGGATTATACGAACATTATTCGAAAATAGCAGAAATATGTCCTGTTCCAATTATTTTATATAATGTTCCGGGTAGGACAGGAGCAAATATGGATTATCGGACATGCCTGAGACTTGCAAGAGATTTTGAAAATATTATTGCTGTTAAGGAAGCTTCCGGAGATATTTTGCAAATAATGAATATTATAAAAGAAAAACCAAGAGATTTTATGGTAATCTCTGGCGATGATGCACTTACCTTGCCTTTAATTGTTATAGGTGTAGAAGGAGTAATTTCGGTAACAGCAAATGCTTTTCCACAGGTTTTTGTTAAAATGATGGAGAACAGTTTAAAGGGCAATTTTTATACGGCCAGAAAATGCCATTACGATATGATAAATATTATTGATACTTTGTTCTCAGAAGGTAGTCCTGCAGGAATAAAGGCTACATTGTCGATTTTGGAAATCTCTCAAAATTATCTTCGATTACCATTAACTCCTGTTTCACGAACTACTTATTTAAAATTGCAAGAACAGGTTGAAAGATTGAAACAACGGCAAGCGGTTGTGTTTTAATTTTAATAAACATAAATACTAAATAGTGTCTCTAAGAAAACA belongs to Bacteroidota bacterium and includes:
- a CDS encoding 4-hydroxy-tetrahydrodipicolinate synthase, whose amino-acid sequence is MDTAKFKGTGVALVTPFDFNKNIDFDSLGKLIDYQLLNNIDYFVVLGTTGESVTLSKEEKKLLVEFVIEKVDGRKPIVVGIGGNNTDEVLKNIYEFDFQGIDTILSVAPYYNKPNQKGLYEHYSKIAEICPVPIILYNVPGRTGANMDYRTCLRLARDFENIIAVKEASGDILQIMNIIKEKPRDFMVISGDDALTLPLIVIGVEGVISVTANAFPQVFVKMMENSLKGNFYTARKCHYDMINIIDTLFSEGSPAGIKATLSILEISQNYLRLPLTPVSRTTYLKLQEQVERLKQRQAVVF